From a single Hymenobacter sp. YIM 151500-1 genomic region:
- the rpmC gene encoding 50S ribosomal protein L29, whose amino-acid sequence MKNAEIRALSLEDLKKQIKTEQSTGQNLRFAHAISPLENPARLKQARKTVARLLTELKRRENEQALNTAN is encoded by the coding sequence ATGAAGAACGCCGAAATCCGCGCCCTCTCCCTGGAGGACCTCAAGAAACAAATCAAAACCGAGCAATCCACCGGCCAGAACCTGCGCTTCGCGCACGCCATCTCGCCTCTGGAAAACCCCGCTCGTCTGAAGCAAGCCCGCAAAACTGTCGCCCGTCTGCTGACCGAGTTGAAGCGTCGCGAGAACGAGCAGGCTCTTAACACTGCTAACTAA
- the rplC gene encoding 50S ribosomal protein L3 → MPGIIGKKIGMTSLFTPDGKNIPCTLIEAGPCVVTQVKTVETDGYSAIQLGYGEKKAKNTTKALAGHFAKAGTTPKKKLVEFRTDEVANFTAGATIDASSFEEGEFVDVVGTSKGKGFQGVVKRYNFAGVGGQTHGQHNRGRHPGSIGACSWPSRVFKGMRMGGRMGNDRVKVQNLKVMRVVADRNLILVSGSVPGAKNSYVVLEK, encoded by the coding sequence ATGCCTGGCATCATCGGTAAAAAAATCGGTATGACAAGCCTCTTCACTCCGGACGGGAAGAACATTCCCTGCACGCTCATTGAGGCGGGTCCGTGCGTAGTGACGCAGGTAAAGACCGTCGAAACGGACGGCTATTCGGCCATCCAGCTCGGTTACGGCGAAAAAAAGGCGAAGAACACCACCAAAGCACTGGCTGGTCACTTTGCTAAAGCCGGAACCACCCCTAAGAAAAAACTCGTTGAGTTCCGCACCGACGAGGTAGCTAACTTCACCGCCGGCGCCACCATTGATGCTTCTTCCTTTGAAGAAGGCGAGTTCGTGGACGTAGTGGGCACCTCCAAGGGTAAGGGCTTCCAGGGCGTTGTAAAGCGCTATAACTTCGCCGGTGTGGGCGGCCAGACCCACGGCCAGCACAACCGCGGCCGTCACCCCGGTTCCATTGGTGCCTGCTCCTGGCCCTCGCGCGTGTTTAAGGGCATGCGCATGGGTGGCCGCATGGGCAACGACCGGGTGAAAGTGCAAAACCTGAAGGTAATGCGCGTGGTAGCCGACAGAAACCTGATTCTGGTGAGCGGCTCGGTTCCCGGTGCCAAGAACTCTTACGTGGTCCTGGAAAAATAA
- the rplP gene encoding 50S ribosomal protein L16 encodes MLQPKRTKYRKMQKGRVHGLAHRGSSIDFGSFAIKSLETAWITARQIEAARIAMTRAMKREGQVWIRIFPDKPITKKPAEVRMGKGKGSPEYWVAIVKPGTIMFESDGVSLEVAQESLRLAAQKLPVRTSFVVRRDYVENK; translated from the coding sequence ATGTTACAACCGAAAAGGACCAAGTATCGCAAGATGCAAAAGGGTCGCGTGCATGGCTTAGCCCACCGCGGCAGCTCCATTGACTTCGGTTCGTTCGCTATCAAGTCGCTGGAAACAGCATGGATTACGGCTCGTCAGATTGAAGCTGCCCGTATTGCCATGACCCGCGCTATGAAACGCGAAGGTCAAGTATGGATTCGCATCTTCCCTGATAAGCCTATCACGAAGAAGCCCGCTGAAGTACGGATGGGTAAGGGTAAAGGCTCGCCTGAGTATTGGGTAGCTATTGTGAAGCCCGGCACCATCATGTTCGAGTCAGATGGGGTGTCGCTGGAGGTGGCGCAGGAGTCGCTGCGGCTAGCAGCCCAGAAGCTGCCGGTGCGGACCTCGTTTGTTGTTCGTCGTGATTACGTAGAAAACAAGTAA
- the rpsQ gene encoding 30S ribosomal protein S17 — protein sequence MASNEEQQQATTAPERNLRKEIIGRVTSSKMDKSITVVVESKIKHPIYGKFVTKSTKFMAHDENNECGEGDTVRIMSTRPLSKMKRWRLVEILERAK from the coding sequence ATGGCAAGCAACGAAGAACAGCAGCAGGCAACCACCGCCCCAGAGCGGAACCTGCGGAAAGAAATTATCGGGCGCGTTACCAGCAGCAAGATGGACAAATCCATCACGGTGGTGGTAGAAAGCAAAATCAAGCACCCGATCTACGGTAAGTTCGTTACCAAGTCGACCAAGTTCATGGCCCACGACGAGAACAACGAATGCGGCGAAGGCGATACGGTGCGCATCATGAGCACTCGCCCGCTAAGCAAAATGAAACGCTGGAGACTGGTAGAAATTCTGGAACGCGCCAAGTAA
- the rpsG gene encoding 30S ribosomal protein S7 has translation MRKSKPKKRILLPDPKYKETLVTRFVNYMMYDGKKNLAYTIFYDACELVEQRTKESGLEMWRKALNNVMPTVEVKSRRVGGATFQVPTEVRPDRRIAVGSKWLIQYARRRGEKTMKDKLAGEIIAAAKGEGAAVKKKDDTHRMAEANKAFSHFRF, from the coding sequence ATGAGAAAGTCTAAACCGAAGAAGCGCATCCTCCTGCCCGACCCCAAGTACAAGGAGACGCTGGTAACCCGTTTCGTCAACTACATGATGTACGACGGGAAGAAAAACCTGGCCTATACCATTTTCTACGATGCCTGCGAGCTGGTTGAGCAGCGCACCAAGGAAAGCGGCCTGGAAATGTGGCGCAAAGCCCTCAACAACGTAATGCCGACCGTGGAGGTAAAAAGCCGCCGCGTAGGTGGTGCTACCTTCCAGGTGCCCACCGAGGTTCGCCCGGACCGCCGCATTGCCGTTGGCTCGAAGTGGCTGATTCAGTACGCTCGTCGTCGTGGTGAGAAAACCATGAAGGACAAGCTAGCCGGCGAAATCATTGCCGCCGCTAAAGGGGAAGGTGCCGCCGTCAAGAAAAAGGACGACACGCACCGGATGGCCGAAGCCAACAAGGCCTTCTCGCACTTCCGATTCTAA
- a CDS encoding O-antigen ligase family protein, translated as MPALPGSVLTLPRLLLAAAFFCGCTIAGLFTSSFFRILPSIGMAGLVLTSLVCYWRHRAAYRRCNAVGYGSFLLVYAVHVFSGLLLDTLSEAKYKQDVVLQLPFLLLPLAFWLLPPLPTRYLRGLWMWFIALTVCAAAYSTGNYLLHQEEINGLYLQSKVMPTEPDHIRFSLMVTLAVAVGSILLAHRAVAERLRPWVLTATLSLALFQHLLAVRSGLLTLYIVGGVAVLWLAIRLRRFRPAAGLLSLLLLLPIVGYVCFPTFRNKFTNTREDIDRVEHTASANNYSLVGRVYSYRVAYKVFGDNPWLGVGKANMEAELAARYKQDFPNINPQAYILPHNQYLYAAVAFGLVGVLLFMFGFYYAGVSIWPAYAPILVTQYLIVTLSFLVEYTVETQIGIAFSLFFLLLALEGSKPSAADGWRPR; from the coding sequence ATGCCCGCTCTTCCTGGCTCCGTACTCACGCTACCTCGTTTGCTGCTTGCGGCTGCCTTCTTCTGCGGCTGCACTATTGCTGGGCTGTTCACCAGTTCCTTTTTTCGCATTCTGCCAAGCATTGGTATGGCTGGGCTGGTACTAACCTCACTGGTCTGCTACTGGCGCCACCGCGCCGCTTACCGGCGATGTAATGCAGTAGGGTACGGGAGTTTCTTGCTGGTATATGCCGTGCATGTGTTTTCAGGTCTGCTCCTGGATACCCTGAGCGAAGCCAAGTATAAGCAGGATGTAGTGCTACAGCTGCCGTTTCTGCTGCTGCCACTAGCCTTCTGGCTGCTACCGCCGCTACCCACCCGCTACTTACGCGGGCTGTGGATGTGGTTTATTGCTCTGACTGTGTGTGCCGCTGCCTACAGCACAGGCAACTATCTGTTGCACCAAGAAGAAATCAATGGGCTCTATTTGCAGTCGAAGGTGATGCCTACCGAGCCGGACCACATCCGCTTCAGCTTGATGGTGACCCTGGCTGTGGCAGTAGGCAGTATACTACTGGCGCATCGTGCGGTAGCCGAGCGCCTGCGGCCCTGGGTGCTCACGGCAACGCTGAGTTTGGCGCTTTTCCAGCATTTGCTGGCCGTGCGCAGCGGGTTGCTCACGCTCTACATTGTGGGCGGCGTGGCTGTGCTGTGGCTGGCAATCCGGCTACGCAGGTTTCGGCCGGCTGCCGGGCTGCTGAGCTTACTGCTACTGCTGCCCATTGTCGGTTACGTGTGTTTTCCTACGTTTCGCAACAAGTTTACCAACACACGGGAGGACATAGACCGGGTTGAGCACACTGCTTCGGCCAACAACTATTCCCTAGTTGGACGGGTGTACTCCTACCGAGTAGCCTACAAGGTTTTCGGCGACAATCCGTGGCTCGGTGTGGGTAAGGCCAACATGGAGGCAGAACTGGCCGCGCGCTATAAGCAGGATTTTCCCAACATCAACCCGCAAGCCTACATTCTGCCGCACAATCAATATCTGTACGCGGCTGTGGCGTTTGGTTTGGTAGGAGTACTGCTTTTTATGTTCGGGTTCTACTATGCTGGCGTCAGTATCTGGCCGGCGTACGCTCCTATTCTCGTGACGCAGTATCTCATCGTTACGTTGTCCTTTTTGGTGGAGTACACGGTAGAAACGCAGATTGGCATAGCCTTCTCCCTTTTCTTTCTGCTACTGGCGCTGGAAGGCAGCAAGCCCTCTGCTGCTGACGGCTGGCGCCCTCGTTAA
- the rplW gene encoding 50S ribosomal protein L23: MSILKKPIVTEKATGLNEKGQYAFEVATKANKVQIKKEIEQLYGVTVTGISTIRTIGKVKSKFTKGGAVSGRRPHGKKAIVTVKEGDVIDFYSGL; encoded by the coding sequence ATGAGCATCCTGAAGAAACCCATCGTGACTGAAAAGGCCACGGGTCTGAACGAGAAAGGCCAATATGCTTTTGAAGTGGCCACTAAAGCCAATAAGGTTCAGATCAAGAAAGAGATTGAGCAGCTGTACGGCGTGACGGTTACGGGCATCAGCACCATCCGCACCATCGGTAAAGTAAAGTCGAAGTTCACGAAAGGTGGCGCCGTATCGGGCCGCCGTCCGCATGGCAAAAAAGCCATCGTGACCGTGAAGGAAGGCGACGTTATCGACTTCTACAGCGGCCTGTAG
- the rplD gene encoding 50S ribosomal protein L4: MELSVYNIKGEDTGRKVTLSDAIFGLEPNEHVMYLDVKQYLANQRQGTHKSKQRNEVHGTTKKLKKQKGTGGARAGSMKSPVFVGGGRVFGPQPRDYGFKLNKKTKRLARLSALSSLAKDGKVSVVENIALSAPRTKDFAAILAGLKLNNGKKTLLVTGSVDKNVVLSARNIQKVSVATPVALNTHDLLNTDTLLLSEDGLSALEQLYTTAE; the protein is encoded by the coding sequence ATGGAACTGTCAGTATATAACATCAAAGGCGAAGACACCGGCCGCAAGGTTACCCTGTCCGACGCCATCTTCGGCCTGGAGCCGAACGAGCACGTGATGTACCTCGACGTAAAGCAGTACCTAGCCAACCAGCGCCAGGGCACGCATAAGTCGAAACAGCGCAACGAAGTGCACGGCACCACCAAGAAGCTGAAAAAGCAAAAAGGCACGGGCGGTGCTCGCGCCGGCTCCATGAAGTCGCCCGTGTTCGTAGGCGGTGGCCGTGTATTTGGCCCCCAGCCCCGCGACTACGGCTTCAAGCTGAACAAAAAGACCAAGCGTCTGGCCCGTTTGTCGGCCCTGTCGAGCTTGGCCAAAGACGGCAAAGTGTCGGTAGTGGAAAACATTGCCCTGTCGGCTCCCCGTACCAAAGACTTCGCTGCCATTCTGGCTGGCCTCAAGCTGAATAACGGCAAGAAAACCTTGCTGGTAACCGGCTCGGTTGACAAGAACGTGGTGCTGTCGGCCCGCAACATTCAGAAAGTGAGCGTGGCTACTCCCGTAGCCCTGAACACCCACGATCTGCTGAACACCGACACCCTGCTGCTGTCGGAAGATGGGTTGAGCGCACTGGAACAACTCTATACCACTGCTGAGTAA
- the rplN gene encoding 50S ribosomal protein L14, with protein sequence MIQQESRLTVADNSGAKEVLCIRVLGGTGKKYASVGDKIVVAIKSAIPSGNAKKGAVSKAVVVRTKKEVRRKDGSYIRFDDNAAVLLNNNDEPRGTRIFGPVARELREKQFMKIVSLAPEVL encoded by the coding sequence ATGATACAGCAAGAATCCCGTCTGACCGTCGCTGATAACAGCGGCGCCAAAGAAGTTCTCTGCATCCGTGTCCTCGGTGGCACGGGCAAGAAATACGCCAGCGTAGGCGACAAGATTGTAGTAGCCATCAAGTCGGCTATTCCTTCCGGTAACGCCAAGAAGGGCGCTGTATCGAAAGCAGTAGTGGTGCGCACGAAGAAGGAAGTACGTCGCAAAGACGGTTCCTACATTCGCTTCGATGACAACGCTGCCGTGCTGCTCAATAACAACGATGAGCCCCGCGGCACCCGCATCTTCGGTCCCGTGGCCCGCGAACTGCGCGAGAAGCAGTTCATGAAAATTGTTTCGCTGGCTCCTGAAGTTCTCTAA
- the rpsJ gene encoding 30S ribosomal protein S10 gives MNQKIRIKLKSYDHNLVDKSSEKIVKAVKATGAIVSGPIPLPTDKEKFTVLRSPHVNKKSREQFQLCTYKRLVDIYSTSSKTVDALMKLELPSGVDVEIKV, from the coding sequence ATGAACCAGAAGATTCGCATCAAACTGAAATCCTACGACCACAACCTTGTGGACAAGTCGTCGGAGAAGATTGTGAAGGCGGTGAAGGCTACGGGCGCCATCGTAAGTGGCCCCATTCCGCTGCCCACCGACAAGGAGAAGTTCACCGTGCTTCGTTCGCCCCACGTGAACAAGAAGAGCCGGGAGCAATTCCAGCTCTGCACCTACAAGCGCCTCGTGGACATCTACTCTACTTCGTCGAAGACGGTAGACGCCCTGATGAAGCTGGAGCTGCCGAGCGGCGTAGATGTGGAAATCAAAGTCTGA
- the fusA gene encoding elongation factor G, with protein MAVNQELKYLRNIGIMAHIDAGKTTTSERILYYTGKTHKIGEVHEGAATMDWMEQEQERGITITSAATTTQWNYPTEQGEPTSETKTYRINLIDTPGHVDFTVEVERSLRVLDGAVALFCAVSGVEPQSETVWRQADKYKVPRICFVNKMDRAGADFFKAVTEIKEKLGANPVPLQIPIGAEDTFKGVVDLLTGKAIVWDDATQGKTYKEVPVPEDLVETVQEWREKLVESVAEYDDTLMEKFFEDPDSITREEMMDVIRKAVIDMKFSPVMCGSAFKNKGVQAMLDAVMAYLPSPLDMPAIVGTNPDTGAEEERHPDNSEPFTALAFKIATDPFVGRLCFFRCYSGVLESGSYVLNNRTGKKERISRLMQMHSNKQNPIDKIQAGDIAAGVGFKDIKTGDTLTQEGKPLVLESMSFPEPVIGYAIEPKTQADVDKMGMAIAKLVEEDPTLVVQTDQETGQTVLKGMGELHLEIIIDRMRREFKVEINQGAPQVAYKEVLTKKVEHRETYKKQTGGRGKFGDIVFELGPKETEPEKPGLEFVNDITGGVIPREFIAPVQKGFEEAMKNGPLAGFPVDGMKVRLFFGSYHDVDSDALSFELAARGGFREAARQAGPKLLEPIMAVEVVTPDEYTGSVTGDLNRRRGIMKGMDTKGGANVVKADVPLSELFGYVTSLRTITSGRASASLTFSHYDQVPSNLAEGIIAKQKGNPVR; from the coding sequence ATGGCTGTTAATCAAGAACTGAAATATCTCCGCAACATTGGGATTATGGCGCACATCGACGCCGGTAAGACCACGACGTCGGAGCGTATTCTGTATTACACTGGTAAAACCCACAAGATCGGGGAAGTGCACGAAGGTGCTGCCACGATGGACTGGATGGAGCAGGAGCAGGAGCGGGGTATTACCATTACCTCGGCCGCTACCACCACGCAGTGGAACTACCCCACAGAGCAGGGTGAGCCGACTTCCGAAACCAAAACCTACCGCATCAACCTGATCGATACTCCTGGTCACGTTGACTTCACGGTGGAAGTAGAACGTTCGCTGCGTGTACTCGACGGTGCCGTGGCACTGTTCTGCGCTGTATCGGGCGTAGAGCCCCAGTCAGAAACCGTATGGCGTCAGGCTGACAAGTACAAGGTGCCCCGCATCTGCTTCGTCAACAAGATGGACCGTGCCGGTGCCGACTTCTTCAAGGCCGTTACCGAAATCAAGGAAAAGCTCGGTGCTAACCCCGTGCCGCTGCAAATCCCGATTGGCGCCGAAGACACCTTCAAGGGTGTAGTCGACCTGCTGACCGGTAAGGCTATTGTGTGGGATGATGCCACCCAGGGCAAAACCTACAAGGAAGTCCCGGTTCCCGAAGACCTCGTGGAGACTGTACAGGAGTGGCGCGAAAAGCTCGTGGAAAGCGTAGCTGAGTACGACGACACCTTGATGGAGAAATTCTTCGAGGACCCGGACAGCATCACCCGCGAGGAAATGATGGACGTTATCCGCAAAGCGGTTATCGACATGAAGTTCTCGCCGGTAATGTGCGGCTCTGCTTTCAAAAACAAAGGTGTTCAGGCTATGCTGGACGCGGTAATGGCCTACCTGCCCTCGCCGCTCGACATGCCTGCCATTGTAGGTACCAACCCCGACACCGGTGCTGAGGAAGAGCGTCACCCCGACAACTCGGAGCCTTTCACCGCCCTGGCGTTCAAAATTGCCACCGACCCGTTCGTAGGCCGGCTGTGCTTCTTCCGCTGCTACAGCGGGGTGCTGGAGTCGGGCTCGTACGTACTCAACAACCGCACCGGCAAGAAGGAGCGTATCTCGCGCCTGATGCAGATGCACTCCAACAAGCAGAACCCCATCGACAAGATCCAGGCTGGTGACATTGCCGCCGGCGTGGGCTTCAAGGACATCAAGACCGGTGATACGCTGACGCAAGAAGGCAAGCCGCTGGTTCTGGAGTCGATGAGCTTCCCCGAGCCCGTAATCGGCTACGCTATTGAGCCGAAGACGCAGGCTGACGTGGACAAGATGGGTATGGCTATTGCCAAGCTCGTGGAAGAAGACCCAACCCTTGTGGTACAGACCGACCAGGAAACTGGCCAGACCGTACTGAAAGGTATGGGTGAGCTTCACCTCGAAATCATCATCGACCGGATGCGTCGGGAGTTCAAGGTAGAAATCAACCAGGGTGCTCCGCAGGTTGCCTACAAAGAGGTGCTGACCAAGAAAGTCGAGCACCGCGAAACCTACAAGAAGCAGACCGGTGGCCGTGGTAAGTTCGGTGACATCGTGTTCGAGCTGGGCCCGAAAGAAACCGAACCCGAGAAGCCCGGCCTGGAGTTCGTGAACGACATCACGGGTGGTGTTATCCCCCGCGAATTCATTGCTCCAGTGCAGAAAGGCTTTGAAGAAGCCATGAAGAACGGTCCGCTGGCCGGCTTCCCGGTTGATGGCATGAAAGTGCGTTTGTTCTTCGGTTCCTACCACGACGTAGACTCGGACGCTCTGTCGTTCGAACTGGCCGCCCGCGGTGGTTTCCGCGAAGCTGCTCGTCAGGCTGGTCCGAAACTGCTCGAGCCCATCATGGCTGTTGAAGTAGTGACGCCGGATGAGTATACGGGTTCGGTAACCGGTGACTTGAACCGTCGTCGGGGCATCATGAAAGGCATGGACACCAAAGGCGGTGCCAACGTGGTGAAGGCTGACGTTCCGCTGTCGGAACTGTTCGGCTACGTAACCTCGCTGCGTACCATCACCTCGGGTCGTGCTTCGGCTTCGCTGACCTTCTCGCACTACGACCAGGTGCCATCTAACCTCGCCGAAGGCATTATTGCTAAGCAAAAGGGCAACCCCGTTCGCTAA
- the rpsL gene encoding 30S ribosomal protein S12 — MPTINQLVRKGREKLTTKSKSPALDSCPQRRGVCTRVYTTTPKKPNSAMRKVARVRLTNGKEVNAYIPGEGHNLQEHSIVLIRGGRVKDLPGVRYHIIRGALDTAGVNGRLQRRSKYGAKRPKPGQPAAAAGKGGKPAPGKKK, encoded by the coding sequence ATGCCTACCATCAACCAGTTAGTACGAAAAGGCCGCGAGAAGCTGACGACCAAGTCGAAGTCGCCGGCTCTTGACTCGTGCCCGCAGCGCCGTGGCGTTTGCACCCGGGTGTACACCACCACGCCCAAGAAGCCGAACTCGGCTATGCGTAAAGTAGCCCGTGTGCGCCTCACCAACGGTAAAGAAGTTAACGCTTACATTCCCGGTGAAGGCCACAACCTGCAGGAGCACAGCATCGTGCTGATCCGTGGTGGCCGCGTAAAGGACCTGCCCGGCGTGCGTTACCACATCATCCGGGGTGCTCTTGACACTGCCGGCGTAAACGGCCGTTTGCAGCGCCGCTCGAAGTACGGCGCCAAGCGTCCGAAGCCCGGCCAGCCGGCCGCAGCAGCTGGTAAAGGTGGCAAACCAGCACCCGGCAAGAAAAAGTAA
- the rplB gene encoding 50S ribosomal protein L2 — MALKKLRPTSPGQRFRIAPAFDEITTSEPEKSLLAPLKNSGGRNNSGKMSNRYIGGGHKAKYRIIDFKRDKAVVPATVKTIEYDPNRTARIALLQYADGEKRYIIAPAGLAVGATVVSGTGVAPEVGNALPLREIPLGTIVHNIELMPGGGAAMARSAGTYAQLVAREDKYATLKLPSGEMRMVLVTCMATVGTVSNGDHMNVRLGKAGRNRWLGRRPRVRGVAMNPVDHPMGGGEGKSSGGHPRSRNGIFSKGQKTRNKNKYSENLIVSRKNKK, encoded by the coding sequence ATGGCACTCAAAAAACTAAGACCAACATCACCGGGTCAGCGCTTCCGCATCGCCCCGGCTTTCGACGAGATTACGACGTCGGAGCCGGAGAAGTCGCTGTTGGCACCCCTCAAAAACTCCGGTGGCCGTAACAACTCGGGCAAAATGTCCAACCGCTACATCGGCGGTGGACACAAAGCCAAGTACCGCATCATCGACTTCAAGCGCGACAAGGCCGTGGTGCCCGCCACGGTGAAGACGATTGAGTATGACCCCAACCGCACCGCCCGTATAGCCCTGCTGCAGTACGCTGACGGTGAAAAGCGCTACATCATTGCTCCCGCCGGCCTGGCCGTGGGTGCTACCGTAGTGTCGGGTACGGGTGTAGCTCCGGAAGTAGGTAATGCCCTTCCTCTGCGCGAAATTCCGCTGGGTACCATCGTGCATAACATCGAGCTGATGCCCGGTGGTGGTGCCGCCATGGCCCGCTCGGCTGGTACCTATGCGCAGCTGGTAGCTCGCGAAGACAAGTACGCCACCCTGAAGCTGCCCTCCGGCGAAATGCGCATGGTACTGGTTACCTGCATGGCCACGGTAGGCACCGTATCAAATGGCGACCACATGAATGTGCGTCTCGGCAAAGCTGGCCGCAACCGCTGGTTGGGCCGCCGTCCGCGCGTACGTGGTGTGGCCATGAACCCCGTTGACCACCCCATGGGCGGTGGTGAAGGCAAGTCGTCGGGTGGTCACCCGCGCAGCCGCAACGGTATCTTCTCGAAGGGCCAGAAGACGCGCAACAAGAATAAGTATTCCGAGAACCTGATCGTCAGCCGCAAAAACAAGAAGTAA
- a CDS encoding DUF3467 domain-containing protein encodes MQQPNQPDSNAPQDPNAINIELSEDIAEGEYANLAMIAHSNSEFVIDFIRLMPGLPKAKVKARIILTPEHAKRLQAALSENIERYEQSFGNIKQQPDSPGYPMGFGGAMGEA; translated from the coding sequence ATGCAGCAGCCAAATCAGCCTGACTCCAACGCCCCACAAGACCCCAACGCCATCAATATCGAGCTGTCGGAAGACATTGCTGAAGGCGAGTACGCCAACTTGGCGATGATTGCCCATAGCAACAGCGAGTTTGTCATTGACTTCATTCGGTTGATGCCCGGCTTGCCCAAAGCCAAGGTAAAGGCTCGTATCATCCTAACGCCTGAACACGCCAAGCGCCTTCAGGCTGCTCTGAGTGAGAATATCGAGCGGTACGAGCAATCCTTTGGCAACATCAAGCAGCAGCCTGATTCGCCGGGTTACCCGATGGGATTTGGTGGCGCAATGGGGGAGGCTTGA
- the rpsC gene encoding 30S ribosomal protein S3 has protein sequence MGQKVNPVGFRLGVIKGWDSNWYGGKDFADKLVEDEKIRKYINARIPKGGISRIVIERTLKRVTITINTARPGVVIGKGGQEVDKIKDELKQITGKDVQINIFEIKRPELDAKLVGESIAQQLQARISFRRAMKMAIQAALRVGAEGIKIQCGGRLGGAEIARSEQYKEGRTPLHTLRADIDYALSEAQTVYGKIGIKVWIMRGEVFGKPDLSPNQQPAGGQGGETRERNDRGPRGERGGDRGGDRGPRRDRNDRGGEGRGGDNRGGQGGGGQRRGGGQGGQNRGGQGGGPRR, from the coding sequence ATGGGACAGAAAGTAAATCCGGTTGGCTTCCGTCTGGGCGTCATCAAAGGATGGGACTCGAACTGGTACGGCGGCAAGGACTTTGCCGACAAGCTGGTTGAGGACGAAAAAATCCGCAAATATATCAACGCTCGTATCCCGAAGGGTGGCATCAGCCGCATCGTGATTGAGCGCACACTGAAGCGTGTTACCATTACCATCAACACGGCTCGTCCGGGCGTGGTAATCGGTAAAGGTGGTCAGGAAGTTGATAAGATCAAGGACGAGCTGAAGCAGATCACCGGTAAAGACGTTCAGATCAACATCTTCGAGATTAAGCGTCCGGAACTCGACGCTAAACTGGTAGGCGAAAGTATTGCTCAGCAGCTACAGGCTCGTATCTCGTTCCGCCGGGCCATGAAGATGGCTATCCAGGCCGCCCTACGCGTTGGTGCCGAAGGCATCAAAATTCAGTGCGGTGGCCGTTTGGGCGGTGCTGAAATTGCTCGCTCCGAGCAGTACAAAGAAGGCCGTACGCCCCTGCACACCCTGCGCGCCGACATTGACTATGCCCTGTCGGAAGCTCAGACCGTGTATGGCAAAATCGGTATTAAAGTGTGGATCATGCGCGGTGAGGTGTTCGGTAAGCCCGACCTCTCGCCGAACCAGCAGCCTGCCGGCGGCCAGGGTGGCGAAACCCGTGAGCGGAACGACCGTGGCCCGCGCGGTGAGCGTGGTGGCGACCGGGGCGGTGACCGTGGCCCGCGCCGCGACCGGAATGACCGGGGTGGTGAAGGCCGTGGCGGCGACAACCGCGGTGGCCAGGGTGGCGGCGGACAGCGCCGGGGTGGTGGCCAAGGTGGCCAGAACCGCGGCGGCCAAGGTGGTGGTCCGCGTCGCTAG
- the rpsS gene encoding 30S ribosomal protein S19, with protein MARSLKKGPYIDFRLEKKVTAMDESGKKSVVKTWSRRSMISPDFVGHTFAVHNGNKFIPVYVTENMVGHKLGEFAPTRNFRGHIAKKDKGKR; from the coding sequence ATGGCACGTTCGCTAAAAAAAGGGCCGTACATTGACTTCCGGCTCGAGAAGAAAGTAACGGCAATGGATGAGTCCGGCAAGAAGTCGGTGGTGAAGACCTGGTCGCGCCGCTCGATGATTTCGCCCGACTTCGTTGGCCACACCTTCGCTGTGCACAACGGCAATAAGTTTATTCCGGTGTATGTAACGGAGAACATGGTAGGACACAAGCTCGGTGAGTTTGCTCCCACCCGCAACTTCCGTGGCCACATCGCCAAGAAAGATAAAGGCAAGCGCTAA
- the rplV gene encoding 50S ribosomal protein L22, which produces MEAVAKLRNVPTSPRKMRLVANLVRGQKVTRALGLLKFEANSGAAKIEKLLLSALANWQQKNEDERIEDANLYIKEIFVDEGRMLKRLRPAPQGRGHRIRKRSNHVTLVIDSKVEPLGSKAAAKQAAESKPSAEVVNEAPKRTRRSSAKKSNETTAEATA; this is translated from the coding sequence ATGGAAGCAGTAGCTAAACTCCGGAACGTGCCCACCTCGCCGCGCAAGATGCGCCTGGTGGCCAACCTGGTACGTGGTCAGAAAGTGACCCGTGCACTGGGCCTGCTGAAATTCGAGGCTAACTCGGGCGCCGCCAAAATCGAGAAGCTGCTCTTGTCGGCCCTGGCCAACTGGCAGCAGAAAAACGAGGATGAGCGTATCGAAGACGCTAACCTCTACATCAAAGAGATTTTCGTGGACGAAGGCCGTATGCTGAAGCGCCTGCGCCCCGCCCCCCAGGGCCGTGGCCACCGCATCCGCAAGCGCAGCAACCACGTGACGCTGGTAATTGACTCGAAAGTAGAGCCGCTGGGTAGCAAAGCTGCCGCCAAGCAGGCCGCCGAGAGCAAGCCCTCCGCCGAAGTAGTAAACGAAGCTCCGAAACGGACTCGTCGCAGCTCGGCTAAGAAATCCAACGAAACCACGGCAGAAGCCACCGCATAA